The following is a genomic window from Actinomadura rubteroloni.
TCCGAACCGGCACCACACCCGCCTCGTCAAAGCGCTCACCGCGTTCATCGGCGCCCAGAACTGGCACGTCGACACCGAATCCGCCGCGTCTCCACCCTCGGTCGAGGACTACCTGGTCGCCCGACGTCACACGGTGGCCGCATGGTCTCTGGTCGCGCTGCTCGAACCCCTCGAACACTCGCGCTTTCCGGCCGAGATCCACGACGTCCCCGAGGTCGGCGAGCTGAACACGGCAGCGTGCACGCTGCTCGCCTGCGTCAACGACCTCGCCTCTCACCGGAAGGAACGGAGGTCCGGAGACACGGCGATCACGCTTCCGACACTCCTCATGCACGAGCGCCAATGCTCTCTCGACGAAAGCATCTCGGTCATCTCCGCGATGTGCGAAGCGGACACGGCCCGCGCTCACGAGATCATCGCCCAGCTGAAGGCGTCCCACGATCGACACGTCAGTGAGTACGGTGAATTGGTCGGCAATCTCGTCGGCTATTTCGCCTCCTGGCATACGGTCGTCGCCGCTGATCGTTATCGCTGACCCTGATCCCCGGCATGCCGCCGGACGACGCAGCCGATGGCGATGGGTTACGCCGAGCAGGAAGGCCTAGCGCCGAGCCCGCCCTGCGGTCGATCCCGAAGACGTCAACGTTTCCCCTTCTTGGACCGACCCACAGCGTTCCTTTCACGCGAAGGAATCCGCGGTGACGCGGTGGCCGGCCGCCCACCGGACGGTCGGTTCCCGCCTGCCGAAGCGGGAACCGACAGACTTCGAACGGGAAGGGCAGGTCGGCTGTCGGCGTGGGCCACCGCTGCCCCCGGGTACTCCTCCGCAGACGAAACGTTGGGCTGCTGACCCTTCGCGTTCTCGATCGGCTGCTCGATCAGGGCGACGATCCGCTCGGTGGGGAACCGCATCGAGCGGACCGGCTTCCCCGTGCGCTTGACCTCCCTGACCGTGACCAGGGGGCCGTCCACGGCGACTTCGACGCGTCGGCCGCCTTGCGTCGCCGTCATCTCGAAGACTCGAGGCGTCCCCTCGCCTGTGTCGACCAGCACCTGGATCATGTCGCCCTTCATGGGTGGTGTCCTTTCGTCGGTGTACGGACCTCCAAGGAAACCGAGGCCCGCGACCGGCCGCCACCCGACGCGAATCCTGTGGATAACTCCGGCGAGCCGGGGAGGATGCTCTCGCACTCGCCGGAGCGGCTTGGCGGCTAGG
Proteins encoded in this region:
- a CDS encoding terpene synthase family protein; its protein translation is MHTSTTSTPPPGEAGQAGWVLNDQAVLVERHALDWLHRFDLTPDPETRARVERINAGAAFAMLFPQAPADVLELAGDVMVWITAFGDVLVDGCDRRTSDLARLTLHLNETLHATTSRSVAERTGFVAALEDLLTRSSAILPNRHHTRLVKALTAFIGAQNWHVDTESAASPPSVEDYLVARRHTVAAWSLVALLEPLEHSRFPAEIHDVPEVGELNTAACTLLACVNDLASHRKERRSGDTAITLPTLLMHERQCSLDESISVISAMCEADTARAHEIIAQLKASHDRHVSEYGELVGNLVGYFASWHTVVAADRYR